A region of Gemmatimonadales bacterium DNA encodes the following proteins:
- a CDS encoding SurA N-terminal domain-containing protein: MRAKTKVIMVVLAVAFVGWLVFDVGMGGAQLQTQDVGTVDGAPIRYQAWLDAYRNAYEEARQQNPGQQLSREDQREIENAAFDRLVQAELLREQYRRRGIVVSDREIGDAVRRYPPREITTDPQFQTDGQFDFQKYERFLTQTTASRPYLLAMEQRFREDLPRLKLLEQVTSDIYVPDGKLWTIWRDQHDSVSVRALVIRPADVPAQASAQVTDQDLQAYYDAHRDDFQRPARAVVSFIAVLKLPTTADSVLIMTHARALRDSILRGADFAAIARAESADSGSREQGGELPMFGRGQMVAPFEQAAFRLPIGQISEPVVSSFGVHLIEVERRTADSVKARHILLPIARIGARLDTLEARADSLDRLAAEQSSPAALDSAAQLMSLGVEHPEPLFEGVPYVLGRYRIPDVGVWAFEAQPGETSPVVETNGAYYVFRLDSLSPAGVPPLAEVGAAVQVGVTLAKKRAAAEAIARDAERRLNSGQTLDQVATALRLTLTTLGPFTRTATVPLLGAATEAVGTAFRLRLGERSRLLSNDAAFFFMEPLRRTGADSAAWVQQKEDQRLAVLRAARQVRVQAYLEALRRAANVKDRRAEVLRPAAQQQTQ; the protein is encoded by the coding sequence ATGCGCGCGAAGACTAAGGTCATCATGGTCGTCCTCGCGGTGGCATTCGTGGGCTGGCTGGTTTTCGACGTGGGCATGGGGGGCGCCCAACTCCAGACCCAGGACGTCGGCACGGTGGACGGCGCTCCGATCCGCTATCAGGCGTGGCTGGATGCGTACCGCAACGCTTACGAGGAAGCCCGCCAGCAGAACCCGGGGCAGCAGCTGAGCCGGGAGGACCAGCGGGAGATCGAGAACGCAGCGTTCGACCGCCTCGTCCAGGCGGAGCTCCTCCGGGAGCAGTACCGGCGCCGTGGCATCGTCGTGTCGGACCGTGAGATCGGCGACGCGGTGCGGCGCTACCCCCCCCGCGAGATCACGACCGACCCGCAGTTCCAGACGGACGGACAGTTCGACTTCCAGAAATACGAGCGGTTCCTGACCCAGACGACGGCGAGCCGCCCGTACCTGCTCGCGATGGAGCAGCGGTTCCGCGAGGATCTGCCGCGGCTGAAGCTGCTGGAGCAGGTCACCTCGGACATTTACGTCCCGGATGGCAAGCTCTGGACGATCTGGCGCGACCAGCACGACTCGGTGTCGGTGCGGGCGCTGGTGATCCGGCCTGCCGACGTGCCGGCGCAGGCGTCGGCTCAGGTCACGGACCAGGACCTCCAGGCCTACTACGACGCCCACCGGGACGACTTCCAGCGGCCCGCGCGCGCCGTGGTCTCGTTCATCGCCGTGTTGAAACTGCCGACGACCGCGGACTCGGTGCTGATCATGACGCACGCCCGCGCACTCCGTGACTCGATCCTCCGCGGCGCCGACTTCGCGGCGATCGCGCGCGCCGAATCCGCCGACTCAGGCTCGCGGGAGCAGGGCGGCGAGCTGCCGATGTTCGGCCGCGGGCAGATGGTCGCGCCGTTCGAACAGGCCGCGTTCCGCCTGCCCATCGGCCAGATCTCGGAGCCGGTCGTCTCGTCCTTCGGCGTGCACCTGATCGAGGTCGAGCGCCGCACCGCGGACAGCGTGAAGGCGCGGCACATCCTGCTCCCCATCGCCCGGATCGGCGCCCGCCTCGACACGCTCGAGGCCCGGGCTGACTCGCTCGACCGCCTCGCCGCGGAGCAGTCGAGCCCCGCAGCCCTCGACAGCGCGGCGCAGCTCATGTCCCTCGGGGTCGAGCACCCCGAGCCGCTCTTCGAGGGGGTGCCATACGTGCTGGGCCGGTACCGCATCCCGGACGTCGGCGTCTGGGCGTTCGAGGCCCAGCCGGGTGAGACCAGCCCGGTCGTGGAGACCAACGGAGCGTACTACGTGTTCCGGCTCGACAGCCTCTCGCCCGCGGGCGTGCCGCCGCTCGCGGAGGTGGGCGCGGCAGTGCAGGTCGGGGTAACGCTCGCGAAGAAGCGCGCGGCCGCGGAGGCCATCGCGCGCGACGCGGAGCGGAGGCTCAACAGCGGCCAGACCCTCGATCAGGTGGCCACGGCGTTGCGGCTGACACTCACGACGCTGGGCCCCTTCACCCGGACCGCCACGGTGCCGTTGCTCGGCGCCGCTACCGAGGCCGTTGGTACGGCCTTCCGCCTGCGCCTGGGTGAGCGGTCGCGACTCCTCTCGAACGACGCCGCGTTCTTCTTCATGGAGCCTTTGCGGCGGACGGGCGCCGACT
- a CDS encoding tetratricopeptide repeat protein: MDRTPRGWMAASSEIEKLETRYAENPEGRYFAPLADAYRKAGRVDDALQLVHKGLEKHPDYLSAHIVLGRCQLDKKDDAAARDAFETVLGLDSENIIALKSLAEIAERSGDTAAARGWLQKLLLVDSMNTDAEADLQRLGGPLPGEAPGEGAPAEEAPAAEISFADVTADAEAPTEPVPAIEPEPSQPPPAFTEAPTEPMAGIFLDELEPPAVAPAIDFLDPAPSHEAPTAPVEELAAAGSVWDAAPEVASIDLDSSRPPGAAGVGLDQTAPSVDLNLIMPEDVTPPEEMKRPSSKLVQMVSPQVPAEEAPQHREGGAEPMLTETMADLYLKQGFKSEAADGYRRLLAQRPDDATLRAKLAQVEGPPPSLSAAALGSEAVGAWLRRVAGSSLSAPPPPPPPPPAAPLAEDQTPMETAFAAPEPEPAAMGEPARPASDAFSLDQIFGAEPGAGVATAAPPRESQAATPANASFDEFFGAAPEKESVRPKPAEAAPPAEDDVSSFNAWLHGLKR; the protein is encoded by the coding sequence ATGGACCGAACGCCCAGGGGTTGGATGGCCGCCTCCAGCGAAATCGAGAAGCTCGAAACCCGCTACGCCGAAAACCCGGAGGGTCGGTACTTCGCGCCGTTGGCCGACGCCTATCGTAAGGCGGGGCGGGTGGACGATGCCCTACAGCTTGTCCACAAGGGTCTCGAGAAGCATCCGGACTACCTCTCGGCTCACATCGTCCTCGGCCGCTGCCAGCTCGACAAGAAGGACGACGCGGCGGCCCGGGACGCCTTCGAGACCGTGCTCGGCCTCGACTCCGAGAATATCATCGCGCTCAAGAGCCTGGCGGAGATAGCCGAGCGGTCGGGTGACACCGCCGCGGCGCGCGGCTGGCTTCAGAAGCTGCTGCTCGTAGACTCGATGAACACGGACGCCGAGGCGGATCTCCAGCGTCTGGGTGGGCCGCTGCCCGGGGAAGCGCCCGGGGAGGGAGCTCCCGCGGAGGAGGCGCCCGCGGCCGAAATCTCCTTCGCGGACGTCACGGCGGATGCCGAGGCGCCCACCGAGCCGGTCCCCGCGATCGAGCCGGAGCCGTCGCAACCCCCGCCCGCGTTCACGGAAGCGCCGACCGAACCGATGGCGGGCATCTTTCTGGATGAGCTCGAGCCGCCCGCGGTGGCTCCGGCAATCGACTTCCTCGACCCGGCCCCGAGCCACGAGGCGCCGACGGCGCCGGTCGAGGAGCTGGCCGCGGCCGGATCGGTGTGGGACGCCGCGCCCGAAGTGGCCAGCATCGACTTGGATTCCTCGCGCCCGCCTGGAGCGGCGGGCGTCGGGCTGGACCAGACGGCGCCTTCCGTCGACCTTAATCTGATCATGCCGGAGGACGTGACGCCCCCGGAAGAGATGAAGCGGCCGTCGAGCAAGCTGGTGCAGATGGTCTCCCCTCAGGTGCCGGCCGAGGAGGCGCCGCAGCACCGCGAAGGCGGCGCGGAGCCGATGCTCACCGAGACAATGGCCGACCTGTATCTCAAGCAGGGCTTCAAGAGCGAAGCCGCGGACGGGTACCGCCGCCTGCTGGCACAGCGGCCGGACGACGCCACTCTCAGGGCCAAGCTGGCCCAGGTCGAGGGCCCGCCGCCCAGCCTGAGCGCCGCGGCGCTCGGCTCGGAGGCCGTGGGAGCCTGGCTCCGACGGGTGGCCGGGTCGTCGCTCTCGGCGCCGCCGCCGCCCCCGCCGCCGCCGCCGGCCGCTCCGCTGGCCGAAGATCAGACCCCGATGGAAACCGCGTTCGCCGCGCCCGAGCCCGAGCCGGCGGCCATGGGGGAGCCGGCGCGCCCGGCCAGCGACGCGTTCTCCCTCGACCAGATCTTCGGCGCCGAACCGGGTGCGGGCGTTGCCACGGCCGCGCCCCCGCGGGAGTCCCAGGCGGCAACGCCGGCCAATGCGTCGTTCGACGAGTTCTTCGGCGCCGCACCCGAGAAGGAGAGCGTGCGCCCGAAGCCGGCCGAAGCCGCTCCGCCGGCCGAGGACGACGTCAGCTCCTTCAACGCCTGGCTCCACGGACTCAAGCGCTAG
- the aroQ gene encoding type II 3-dehydroquinate dehydratase codes for MHIAVINGPNLNLLGVREPERYGTATLSAIEARVRERAAALGAEIGWFQSNHEGAVVEAIQALRSASDGALINAAAFTHTSVAVRDAVLAVNVPFVEVHLSNIWAREEERHKSLLADLAVGVVAGFGADSYLLGLDAMVGWLRRTERPTPGALEA; via the coding sequence GTGCACATCGCGGTCATCAACGGTCCGAACCTCAACCTGCTGGGGGTTCGGGAGCCGGAACGCTATGGCACCGCCACGCTCAGCGCGATCGAAGCGCGGGTCCGTGAGCGCGCGGCGGCGCTGGGAGCGGAGATCGGCTGGTTCCAGTCCAACCACGAGGGCGCGGTCGTCGAGGCGATCCAGGCCCTGCGCTCCGCCTCGGATGGCGCGCTGATCAACGCCGCGGCGTTCACCCACACCTCGGTGGCGGTCCGGGACGCCGTGCTCGCCGTGAACGTACCCTTCGTCGAGGTCCATCTCTCCAACATCTGGGCCCGTGAGGAGGAGCGGCACAAGTCACTGCTCGCGGATCTCGCGGTCGGTGTGGTAGCGGGGTTCGGCGCCGACTCGTATCTGCTGGGGCTCGACGCCATGGTCGGCTGGCTGCGGCGCACGGAGCGGCCGACGCCGGGCGCCCTGGAGGCCTGA